In a single window of the Micromonospora sp. WMMD1155 genome:
- a CDS encoding lipopolysaccharide biosynthesis protein, translating to MTAATRPPAVPDEPVAATAADAGSAETRRSARSGVAGLLGAATSGLFGFVLAVVITRGYGTTGSGAFFAAIGVVTVATAVCTLGAETGLMWALPRRALGARGDAARMLPVALIPPLLAGFLVAGAGVLVADALAPRLLGGSGASGEALLTVTFAAMPVVVAMTLLLAALRCVRPIRAYVGVQFFLLPVARPVLVGAAALAGGGLLAGMTGWLVPAALALLACLTLVAGPLGLGRGATLAPRRSDWSAFWRFALPRAASAAIDAGSMWVGVLLTSALAGPADAGVFGAVGRYVLAGQLAMQGLRVAVSPQLSRLLGRGERAAAAAVHRQLTTWGLVLSWPVYLLLAVFASAFLHLFGPEFTAGVPAMTVLALAMLVNTGVGNVQSLLLMGGRSGLHLVATVAGLTMTVSLGLWLIPEHGATGAAVAWAAGIATENLTAAGFARSVVRERLFDAAMVKAAAVTVAGVGLAAAAGVVAGGRDLPGLAVALAVLVAGCVGMLTLPRVRAGIRGTMRQIRGGDGAATAADPAPASTRGR from the coding sequence ATGACCGCCGCCACCCGACCCCCGGCCGTCCCGGACGAGCCGGTCGCCGCGACGGCGGCGGACGCGGGTTCCGCGGAGACCCGCCGCAGCGCGCGCAGCGGTGTCGCCGGGCTGCTCGGCGCGGCCACCAGCGGGCTGTTCGGGTTCGTGCTGGCCGTGGTCATCACCCGGGGGTACGGCACGACCGGCTCGGGGGCGTTCTTCGCCGCGATCGGGGTGGTCACGGTGGCCACGGCGGTCTGCACGCTCGGCGCGGAGACGGGTCTGATGTGGGCGCTGCCCCGGCGGGCCCTCGGGGCGCGCGGGGACGCGGCCCGGATGCTCCCGGTGGCGCTGATCCCGCCGCTGCTGGCCGGCTTCCTGGTCGCCGGCGCAGGTGTGCTGGTCGCCGACGCGCTCGCGCCCCGGTTGCTCGGCGGCTCCGGCGCGAGCGGCGAGGCGCTGCTCACCGTCACGTTCGCGGCGATGCCGGTGGTGGTCGCGATGACGCTGCTGCTGGCCGCGCTGCGCTGTGTGCGACCCATCCGGGCGTACGTCGGGGTGCAGTTCTTCCTGTTGCCGGTCGCCCGCCCGGTGCTGGTGGGCGCCGCCGCGCTGGCCGGTGGTGGCCTGCTCGCCGGCATGACCGGCTGGTTGGTGCCGGCGGCGTTGGCGCTGCTGGCCTGCCTCACCCTGGTCGCCGGTCCGCTCGGGCTGGGCCGGGGCGCGACCCTCGCGCCGAGGCGTTCGGACTGGTCGGCGTTCTGGCGGTTCGCGTTGCCCCGGGCCGCCTCGGCGGCCATCGACGCGGGCAGCATGTGGGTGGGTGTGCTGCTCACCTCGGCGCTGGCCGGGCCGGCCGACGCGGGTGTGTTCGGTGCGGTCGGCCGGTACGTGCTGGCCGGTCAACTGGCCATGCAGGGGCTGCGGGTGGCGGTGTCGCCGCAGTTGTCCCGGCTGCTCGGTCGCGGCGAGCGTGCGGCGGCGGCGGCCGTGCACCGGCAGTTGACCACCTGGGGGCTGGTGCTGTCCTGGCCGGTGTACCTGCTGCTCGCGGTGTTCGCGTCGGCCTTCCTGCACCTGTTCGGGCCGGAGTTCACCGCCGGGGTTCCGGCGATGACGGTGTTGGCGCTGGCGATGCTCGTCAACACCGGGGTGGGCAACGTGCAGAGCCTGCTGTTGATGGGCGGGCGCAGCGGGTTGCACCTGGTGGCCACCGTGGCCGGGTTGACGATGACGGTGTCGTTGGGCCTCTGGCTGATTCCCGAGCACGGCGCCACGGGCGCGGCGGTGGCGTGGGCCGCCGGCATCGCCACCGAGAACCTCACCGCGGCGGGGTTCGCCCGCTCGGTGGTCCGGGAGCGGCTGTTCGACGCGGCGATGGTGAAGGCCGCCGCGGTCACGGTCGCCGGGGTGGGGCTCGCCGCCGCCGCCGGTGTGGTGGCGGGCGGTCGTGACCTGCCCGGCCTGGCGGTGGCGCTGGCGGTGCTGGTGGCCGGCTGCGTCGGCATGTTGACGTTGCCCCGGGTGCGCGCCGGCATCCGGGGGACCATGAGGCAGATCCGTGGAGGGGATGGGGCGGCCACGGCCGCCGACCCTGCCCCGGCATCGACGAGAGGCAGGTGA
- a CDS encoding O-antigen ligase family protein produces MPLWPLWLMFGLVPLWWLLGAFYLGWPLLGALLLALLFTRGRVPLPPAVGIWLLFLAIVLVSATQLASPASLLTFALRLAFYLTALVVGVYVYAAARERAGLVAVLTPLCAFWFGLVALGWLGVLVPRLAMTTPMEVLLPGGVAGTPFIQDMVHLTTAEYSARSLNPIYRPAAPFAYTNNYGSAYAMTLPCVVAYAMLRRQGVLRWALLASLPLSLAPAFLTLNRAMFLSLGAGLAVLGVRASLRGNVRVAASIVGVVVIGALATLFIPITDLISQRVDSSDTNTDRLSLYTEVIRRVQESPWLGYGAPVNVDTVSAAAPIGTQGQLWMVLFSHGVPALVCFLAWFVAAAVICARATSAAGQWLAVVPVVCLVQIPFYGMANQNLAVAFFAVAFAMALSERERLTRSAGPRPPARRDVAVPA; encoded by the coding sequence CTGCCGCTCTGGCCGTTGTGGCTGATGTTCGGCCTGGTGCCGCTCTGGTGGCTGCTCGGAGCGTTCTACCTCGGGTGGCCCCTGCTGGGCGCGCTGCTGTTGGCGTTGCTGTTCACCCGGGGGCGGGTGCCGCTGCCACCGGCGGTGGGCATCTGGCTGCTGTTCCTCGCCATCGTGCTGGTCAGCGCCACCCAGCTCGCATCTCCCGCGTCGCTGCTGACGTTCGCCCTGCGCCTGGCCTTCTACCTGACCGCGCTGGTGGTCGGGGTCTACGTCTACGCCGCCGCCCGGGAACGGGCCGGTCTGGTGGCGGTGCTCACCCCGCTCTGCGCGTTCTGGTTCGGGTTGGTGGCGCTGGGTTGGCTCGGGGTGCTGGTGCCCCGACTGGCGATGACCACCCCGATGGAGGTGCTGCTACCCGGCGGGGTGGCGGGCACCCCGTTCATCCAGGACATGGTGCACCTGACCACCGCGGAGTACAGCGCCCGTTCGCTGAACCCGATCTACCGTCCGGCCGCGCCGTTCGCGTACACCAACAACTACGGCAGCGCGTACGCGATGACGCTGCCCTGTGTGGTGGCGTACGCGATGCTGCGCCGGCAGGGGGTGCTGCGCTGGGCGCTGCTGGCGTCGTTGCCGCTGTCGCTCGCACCGGCGTTCCTCACCCTCAACCGAGCGATGTTCCTCAGCCTCGGCGCCGGGCTGGCGGTGCTCGGGGTGCGGGCCAGCCTGCGCGGCAACGTCCGGGTCGCCGCGTCCATCGTCGGGGTCGTGGTGATCGGGGCGTTGGCCACGTTGTTCATCCCGATCACCGACCTGATCAGCCAACGGGTCGACTCCAGTGACACCAACACCGACCGGCTGTCGCTCTACACGGAGGTGATCCGCCGGGTGCAGGAGTCGCCGTGGCTGGGTTACGGCGCGCCGGTCAACGTCGACACGGTGTCGGCGGCCGCGCCGATCGGCACCCAGGGTCAGCTGTGGATGGTGTTGTTCAGTCACGGCGTACCCGCGCTCGTCTGTTTCCTGGCCTGGTTCGTGGCCGCCGCGGTGATCTGCGCGCGGGCGACCTCGGCGGCCGGGCAGTGGTTGGCGGTGGTGCCGGTGGTCTGCCTGGTGCAGATCCCGTTCTACGGCATGGCGAACCAGAACCTGGCCGTCGCGTTCTTCGCCGTCGCCTTCGCGATGGCGCTCAGCGAACGGGAACGGCTGACCCGGTCGGCCGGGCCTCGCCCACCGGCCCGGCGCGACGTGGCGGTGCCCGCATGA
- a CDS encoding lipopolysaccharide biosynthesis protein produces the protein MTDATPGPWPPEGSSSTAPGTVTLTDLLRVPLHRLRLVAAVAMVGLLAALGYVLLVPAAMSASAVVAVRPVVTDAFTPSGAGADRAVNMNVESGIATGTEVVQRLADSAGGDPRDIRNALEVEVPTGGQILRFTYQAGDAQRAVQSANMAAQAYLDVRRTMYEQQRAEMLRSYDASITKVVAQQAALQKRASTVKDTAAGDAVVAELAGINNQLTQLNAARTEIAAVDVNPGWVTQTAEKALVTSAGHRPLYLVAGLLGGALIGIVLAYAWESTDRRVRSVVDGRDATGLPLLGTVRRPPLRGSPRAVDADIRYVAMAVAERVRQPARVALVTAREDATPLTAGLAVALAADGREVFVADDNGRVERLRAAVLADRGRLPIDPSRPLVPKPRPAGSTSTVAGGADGAATRRPSPHPPGARPSTDPDATLTLPRVASARPENGRVADPDEVTVGVGSVRFGTWRQGADHGLVLFNAPPAESDERGVAVARQGSAVVVVERDRTRQSDLRRLVERLRAAGVTPLGFVLTRNGRA, from the coding sequence ATGACTGATGCGACGCCCGGCCCCTGGCCCCCGGAAGGTTCGTCCTCCACGGCACCCGGCACCGTGACACTGACCGACCTGCTGCGGGTGCCGCTGCACCGGTTACGGCTGGTGGCGGCGGTGGCGATGGTCGGTCTGCTCGCCGCGCTGGGCTACGTGCTGCTGGTGCCGGCGGCGATGAGCGCGAGCGCCGTGGTGGCGGTCCGGCCGGTGGTCACCGACGCGTTCACCCCCAGCGGCGCGGGCGCCGACCGCGCGGTCAACATGAACGTGGAGAGCGGCATCGCCACCGGCACCGAGGTGGTGCAGCGGCTCGCCGACTCCGCCGGCGGTGACCCGCGCGACATCCGCAACGCGCTGGAGGTCGAGGTGCCCACCGGCGGGCAGATCCTGCGCTTCACCTATCAGGCCGGTGACGCGCAGCGGGCGGTGCAGAGCGCCAACATGGCGGCTCAGGCCTACCTGGACGTCCGACGCACCATGTACGAGCAGCAGCGCGCCGAGATGCTGCGGTCCTACGACGCCAGCATCACCAAGGTCGTCGCCCAGCAGGCCGCGCTCCAGAAGCGGGCGAGCACCGTCAAGGACACCGCCGCCGGTGACGCGGTGGTCGCCGAACTGGCCGGGATCAACAACCAGCTCACCCAGCTCAACGCCGCCCGCACCGAGATCGCCGCGGTCGACGTCAACCCCGGCTGGGTCACCCAGACCGCCGAGAAGGCACTGGTCACCTCCGCCGGGCACCGACCGCTCTACCTGGTCGCCGGTCTGCTCGGCGGCGCGCTGATCGGCATCGTGCTGGCGTACGCCTGGGAGTCGACCGACCGCCGGGTCCGCTCGGTCGTCGACGGCCGGGACGCCACCGGCCTGCCGCTGCTCGGCACTGTGCGTCGACCGCCGCTGCGCGGCAGCCCACGGGCGGTCGACGCCGACATCCGGTACGTGGCGATGGCGGTCGCCGAGCGGGTCCGTCAACCGGCCCGGGTGGCACTGGTCACCGCCCGGGAGGACGCCACCCCGCTCACCGCCGGGCTCGCGGTGGCGCTCGCCGCCGACGGTCGTGAGGTCTTCGTCGCCGACGACAACGGGCGCGTCGAGCGGCTGCGCGCCGCCGTGCTCGCCGACCGGGGGCGGCTGCCGATCGACCCGTCCCGGCCGCTGGTGCCCAAGCCCCGCCCGGCCGGCAGCACCTCGACAGTCGCCGGGGGCGCGGACGGCGCGGCCACCCGCCGACCCTCCCCGCACCCGCCCGGCGCCCGCCCGTCCACCGACCCGGACGCCACCCTGACGTTGCCGCGGGTGGCGTCGGCCCGTCCGGAGAACGGTCGGGTCGCCGACCCGGACGAGGTGACGGTGGGCGTGGGCAGCGTCCGGTTCGGCACCTGGCGGCAGGGCGCGGACCACGGCCTGGTGCTGTTCAACGCCCCACCGGCGGAGTCCGACGAGCGCGGCGTCGCGGTCGCCCGGCAGGGCAGCGCGGTGGTGGTGGTGGAACGGGACCGCACCCGGCAGAGCGACCTGCGTCGACTGGTGGAGCGGCTGCGGGCCGCGGGCGTCACCCCGCTGGGCTTCGTGCTCACCCGCAACGGCCGGGCCTGA
- a CDS encoding DapH/DapD/GlmU-related protein — MWGGSLLGAAGIRKRRAVRLVFAVKRGWYQLRYRRLTLGRDVEIRGRIRLRRGVRVTIGDRTRLNKLVRFAGPGEVRVGADCLLNATWIGTWTSVTVGDRCLLSDCELLDNDFHNLPPAQRHDPPGPATRAPIVLEDNVWVGAHALVLKGVRVGRDSVVGAATVVRTDVPPGVVVVGNPQQTVKKFHD, encoded by the coding sequence ATGTGGGGAGGATCGTTGCTCGGCGCCGCTGGCATCCGTAAAAGACGCGCGGTGCGTCTCGTCTTCGCGGTCAAGCGCGGCTGGTACCAGCTCCGCTATCGGCGGTTGACGCTCGGCCGGGACGTGGAGATCCGTGGTCGGATCCGGCTGCGTCGCGGGGTACGGGTGACCATCGGCGACCGCACCCGGTTGAACAAGCTCGTCCGCTTCGCGGGCCCCGGCGAGGTACGCGTCGGGGCCGACTGCCTGCTCAACGCCACCTGGATCGGCACCTGGACGTCGGTGACCGTCGGCGACCGGTGCCTGTTGTCAGACTGCGAACTGCTCGACAACGACTTCCACAACCTGCCGCCCGCGCAGCGGCACGACCCGCCCGGCCCGGCCACCCGTGCGCCCATCGTCCTGGAGGACAACGTGTGGGTCGGCGCGCATGCGCTGGTGCTGAAGGGCGTGCGGGTCGGCCGGGACAGCGTCGTCGGTGCGGCCACTGTCGTCCGCACCGACGTACCCCCCGGTGTCGTGGTCGTCGGCAATCCTCAACAGACGGTGAAGAAGTTCCATGACTGA
- a CDS encoding glycoside hydrolase: MTRHGLHRITRFRSGPRRKAIAIGVIGGSVVAGIVATMMPLLASDDLSIRAAADTTATMVSQDGDNSVKTTVATCATRCDGNPRGGRQAVVEFAVTTIPAAAVNVRATLRMHAWQQFAATVTAHASPLSAREARPALGPAGDLLDSVNGVSKGFNEWDVSKLVTGNGVWTVSLVQSGLESRIYWASVENRSPDLRPSLTISYDLGSRPSAPPTTRPAPTPSASPTTAAPKPSPTVTPTRTATPSASGTLPTGKCGSVSDKLVPSCGAWWGMYSPAGAAGGWDHGKAVSDVEAQVGRKFDIVHRYHDFSNTGSNGAFPDMYEQQQMREGRLMFFAWESRNFSTGTTLKWSDVYSGRQDETIDAVAGRIRAAGVPVFMGFDHEPEDEPNKGSDADFVRAWRYVHERFARAGASNAVWVWTMMGWSGHYSRYAGLYPGDQYVDWVAYDPYNFHVCNGSTVWKSPSTTVGGFYRWLDDNGIGAGKPRMLAEFGTNFDAADPGAKQRWFQEFPAALKAHPKIKAAIYFNSAGMTSRTPTCDMTMNHDAAAVAGFAKAGQDPYLRQPTGGSR, from the coding sequence TTGACCAGGCACGGACTGCACCGCATCACCCGGTTCCGCTCCGGGCCCCGGCGCAAGGCGATCGCCATCGGCGTCATCGGCGGATCGGTGGTGGCCGGCATCGTGGCCACCATGATGCCGCTGCTGGCCAGCGACGACTTGTCGATCCGGGCGGCGGCGGACACCACCGCGACCATGGTGTCGCAGGACGGCGACAACTCCGTCAAGACGACGGTGGCCACCTGTGCGACGCGCTGCGACGGCAACCCGCGTGGCGGTCGCCAGGCGGTCGTCGAGTTCGCGGTGACCACGATCCCGGCCGCCGCGGTGAACGTCCGGGCGACGCTGCGGATGCACGCCTGGCAGCAGTTCGCCGCGACCGTGACGGCCCACGCGTCACCGCTGAGCGCCCGCGAGGCGCGGCCGGCCCTGGGCCCGGCGGGCGACCTGCTGGACAGCGTGAACGGTGTGTCCAAGGGCTTCAACGAGTGGGACGTCTCCAAGCTGGTCACCGGCAACGGGGTCTGGACGGTCTCGCTGGTCCAGTCCGGCCTGGAGAGCCGGATCTACTGGGCGTCGGTCGAGAACCGCAGCCCGGATCTCCGCCCGAGCCTGACGATCAGCTACGACCTCGGGTCCCGGCCGTCAGCGCCGCCGACCACCCGGCCCGCGCCGACGCCGAGCGCCTCGCCGACCACCGCCGCGCCGAAGCCCTCGCCGACCGTGACACCGACCCGGACGGCCACCCCGAGCGCGAGCGGCACACTGCCGACCGGGAAGTGCGGGTCCGTGTCGGACAAGCTCGTCCCCTCCTGCGGGGCCTGGTGGGGCATGTACTCGCCCGCCGGTGCGGCCGGCGGCTGGGACCACGGCAAGGCCGTATCCGACGTCGAGGCGCAGGTCGGCCGCAAGTTCGACATCGTGCACCGCTACCACGACTTCTCCAACACCGGCAGCAACGGCGCCTTCCCCGACATGTACGAGCAGCAGCAGATGCGCGAGGGCCGGCTGATGTTCTTCGCCTGGGAGTCCCGGAACTTCTCCACCGGCACCACCCTGAAGTGGTCCGACGTCTACAGCGGCCGGCAGGACGAGACGATCGACGCGGTCGCGGGCCGCATCCGCGCCGCCGGGGTGCCCGTCTTCATGGGCTTCGACCACGAGCCCGAGGACGAGCCGAACAAGGGCAGCGACGCCGACTTCGTCCGGGCCTGGCGCTACGTCCACGAACGGTTCGCCAGGGCCGGTGCGAGCAACGCGGTCTGGGTCTGGACGATGATGGGCTGGTCCGGGCACTACTCGCGCTACGCCGGGCTGTACCCCGGTGACCAGTACGTCGACTGGGTGGCCTACGACCCGTACAACTTCCACGTCTGCAACGGCAGCACGGTGTGGAAGAGCCCGAGCACGACGGTCGGCGGCTTCTACCGCTGGCTGGACGACAACGGCATCGGCGCCGGCAAGCCACGGATGCTCGCCGAGTTCGGCACCAACTTCGACGCCGCCGACCCGGGCGCCAAGCAACGCTGGTTCCAGGAGTTCCCGGCGGCGCTGAAGGCGCACCCGAAGATCAAGGCAGCCATCTACTTCAACTCCGCAGGCATGACCAGCCGCACGCCGACCTGCGACATGACGATGAACCACGACGCCGCGGCGGTCGCCGGCTTCGCGAAGGCCGGGCAGGACCCGTACCTGCGGCAGCCCACCGGAGGGAGCCGCTGA
- a CDS encoding shikimate dehydrogenase, giving the protein MEVTRRAAVVGKPIAHSLSPVIHTAGYAAAGLTGWSYTRVECAAAELPDLVARLGPEWAGLSVTMPGKEAALAVADAASPVAAAVGAANTLVRRPDGSWYADNTDVAGMVRVLTDAGVGAGAAVTVLGAGGTARAALAAAAQLACPAVTVVARRPEAVDELRPVADALGVVLTPAGWADAHHHLSTADLAVSTVPKGVADPLAPAASWCAGTVLFDAIYDPWPTPLAASAAAAGLRLVSGLDLLLAQAVGQFEQFTGVTAPVEAMRRALGEATSVDFLS; this is encoded by the coding sequence ATCGAGGTGACCCGCAGGGCCGCGGTGGTGGGAAAGCCGATCGCGCACTCCCTCTCCCCAGTGATCCACACCGCCGGTTACGCCGCCGCCGGGCTGACCGGGTGGTCGTACACCCGGGTCGAGTGCGCGGCGGCGGAGCTGCCGGATCTGGTCGCCCGCCTGGGGCCGGAGTGGGCCGGGTTGTCGGTGACCATGCCGGGCAAGGAGGCGGCGCTCGCCGTGGCCGACGCCGCGTCGCCGGTCGCCGCCGCCGTCGGCGCGGCCAACACGTTGGTACGCCGTCCGGACGGCTCCTGGTATGCCGACAACACCGACGTCGCCGGGATGGTGCGGGTGCTCACCGACGCCGGGGTGGGCGCGGGTGCCGCCGTGACGGTGCTCGGCGCGGGTGGGACGGCGCGCGCCGCGTTGGCCGCCGCGGCACAGCTGGCCTGCCCCGCGGTGACGGTGGTGGCCCGCCGACCGGAGGCGGTCGACGAGCTGCGGCCGGTGGCCGACGCCCTGGGTGTCGTACTGACCCCGGCCGGCTGGGCCGACGCGCACCACCACCTGTCCACCGCCGACCTGGCGGTCTCGACCGTGCCGAAGGGGGTCGCCGACCCGCTGGCTCCGGCGGCGTCGTGGTGTGCGGGGACGGTGCTCTTCGACGCGATCTACGACCCGTGGCCGACGCCGTTGGCCGCCTCCGCCGCTGCGGCCGGCCTGCGGCTGGTGTCCGGTTTGGACCTTCTGCTGGCGCAGGCGGTCGGTCAGTTCGAGCAGTTCACCGGGGTGACCGCCCCGGTCGAGGCGATGCGGCGAGCGCTGGGAGAGGCGACGTCGGTCGATTTCCTTAGCTGA
- a CDS encoding peptidoglycan-binding domain-containing protein — protein sequence MIGAPAKADPAAGSWSDNHQLCNSSSCVRAGNIVRLWQAIIWADDLSGSVGTSFIDGEFGSNTAAKTRTWQDVMNIGVDGSVGPQTWGEAYGAVNRNTGYDTSTQTGYFYYGYNRTFALRKQNSNGVWTFLNPRTGSWTGTSH from the coding sequence ATGATCGGCGCGCCCGCCAAGGCCGACCCGGCAGCGGGCAGCTGGTCCGACAACCACCAGTTGTGCAATTCCAGCTCCTGCGTGCGGGCCGGCAACATCGTTCGGCTCTGGCAGGCCATCATCTGGGCCGACGACCTCAGCGGCAGCGTCGGCACCAGCTTCATCGACGGCGAGTTCGGCTCCAACACCGCCGCCAAGACCCGGACCTGGCAGGACGTGATGAACATCGGCGTCGACGGTTCGGTCGGCCCGCAGACCTGGGGCGAGGCGTACGGAGCGGTCAACCGGAACACCGGTTACGACACCAGCACCCAGACCGGCTACTTCTATTACGGCTACAACCGCACTTTCGCCCTGCGCAAGCAGAACAGCAACGGCGTGTGGACGTTCCTGAACCCGCGCACCGGTTCCTGGACGGGCACGAGTCACTGA
- the mltG gene encoding endolytic transglycosylase MltG — MIDDLDLGFDEPERGEKGRHRRGFRKRNGKSGGGRGKTFLALLMALVLLGSIGGAAFYGFDRIQNYFVTPDYDGAGSGEITVEIKNGALLADMADALVAADVVKSQKAFIEAAEANSRSKNIQPGTYKLRKQMSGESAVTAMLDLKNKIVNGLTIPEGRTAKNIYKLLSDKTKIPVKEFEAAAKDPEALGVPDWWFKRDDGKKIVKSVEGFLFPDTYEIPPKATAESILKLMVDNFLSVTGEMKFADRVQKERGGISPYEALIVASLAQAEAGNKDDLGKVARVAYNRAYGDFPCNCLEMDVTVNYYLESIGKPTKSSKQMTESELNDPKNPYNRKLPGMIPTPINNPGKDALEGAMDPPTGKWVFFVAVDKEGHSEFAETPEQHERNKAKAREAGII, encoded by the coding sequence ATGATCGACGATCTGGACCTTGGGTTCGACGAGCCGGAGCGGGGGGAGAAGGGTCGGCACCGGCGCGGCTTTCGTAAGCGCAACGGCAAGTCCGGTGGTGGCCGGGGCAAGACATTCCTGGCGTTGTTGATGGCGCTGGTCCTGTTGGGCAGCATCGGCGGCGCGGCGTTCTACGGTTTCGACCGGATCCAGAACTACTTCGTCACCCCCGACTACGACGGTGCCGGGTCGGGTGAGATCACCGTCGAGATCAAGAACGGTGCGCTGCTGGCGGACATGGCCGACGCCCTCGTCGCGGCCGACGTGGTGAAGAGCCAGAAGGCGTTCATCGAGGCGGCCGAGGCCAACTCGCGCAGCAAGAACATCCAGCCGGGCACGTACAAGCTGCGCAAGCAGATGAGCGGCGAGAGCGCCGTCACCGCGATGCTCGACCTGAAGAACAAGATCGTCAACGGCCTCACCATCCCCGAGGGCCGTACCGCGAAGAACATCTACAAGCTGCTCTCCGACAAGACCAAGATCCCGGTCAAGGAGTTCGAGGCCGCCGCGAAGGACCCGGAGGCGCTCGGCGTCCCGGACTGGTGGTTCAAGCGTGATGACGGCAAGAAGATCGTCAAGTCCGTCGAGGGCTTCCTCTTCCCGGACACGTACGAGATCCCGCCGAAGGCCACCGCGGAGAGCATCCTCAAGCTGATGGTGGACAACTTCCTCTCGGTGACCGGTGAGATGAAGTTCGCCGACCGGGTGCAGAAGGAACGGGGCGGCATCAGCCCGTACGAGGCGCTGATCGTGGCGTCGTTGGCGCAGGCCGAGGCGGGCAACAAGGACGACCTCGGCAAGGTCGCCCGGGTCGCCTACAACCGGGCGTACGGGGATTTCCCGTGCAACTGCCTGGAGATGGACGTCACCGTCAACTACTACCTGGAATCGATCGGGAAGCCGACCAAGTCGTCCAAGCAGATGACCGAGTCGGAGCTCAACGACCCGAAGAACCCGTACAACCGCAAGTTGCCGGGAATGATCCCGACTCCGATCAACAATCCGGGCAAGGACGCACTCGAAGGGGCGATGGACCCGCCGACCGGTAAGTGGGTCTTCTTCGTGGCGGTCGACAAAGAGGGTCACTCGGAGTTCGCCGAGACGCCCGAGCAGCACGAGCGCAACAAGGCCAAGGCCAGGGAGGCCGGCATCATCTGA
- the ruvX gene encoding Holliday junction resolvase RuvX, whose translation MAELTRGVRLGVDVGQVRVGVSRSDPDGILATPLVTLARDLTAAPDTVPSDVAELAALVAEHEAVAVVVGLPVNLAGKHGPAAVHVKAYADRLVDVIAPVPVTLTDERMSTVVASRRLAERGVRGKRQRAVVDQAAAVEILQSWLDAQRRRT comes from the coding sequence GTGGCTGAGCTGACGCGTGGTGTACGACTGGGGGTCGACGTCGGTCAGGTGCGGGTGGGGGTGTCCCGCTCGGATCCGGACGGGATCCTGGCAACTCCGCTGGTCACGCTCGCTCGTGACCTCACCGCGGCGCCGGACACGGTGCCGAGTGATGTCGCCGAGTTGGCCGCGTTGGTGGCCGAACATGAGGCCGTCGCGGTTGTCGTCGGCCTTCCGGTCAATCTCGCGGGTAAACACGGCCCGGCGGCGGTCCACGTGAAGGCGTACGCTGACCGACTGGTCGATGTGATAGCGCCCGTCCCGGTAACGCTCACTGACGAGAGGATGTCGACAGTGGTGGCTTCTCGTAGGCTTGCCGAGCGTGGCGTCCGAGGTAAGCGTCAACGTGCGGTTGTCGACCAGGCGGCCGCGGTGGAGATTCTGCAGAGCTGGCTGGACGCGCAGCGGAGGCGGACGTAA